In Bacteroidales bacterium, the genomic window TCAGGCTGAAGAGCAAAGGCACCGGTTAATCCGGTTTCTTCATCAACAGTAAAAAGACATTCTACGGGTCCGTGAGAAAGTTCATCCGATTCAAGAACTGCAAGCTGAGCAGCCATACCAATTCCATCGTCGGCACCAAGAGTTGTTCCTAATGCTTTCACCCATCCCCCTTCAACGACTGGTTTTATAGCGTCTTTATCAAAATCATGTTGTGTTGAAGCATTCTTTTCACAAACCATATCAATGTGGCTTTGCAAAACAACGGTCTTGTTTTTTTCTTTTCCTTTTGTTGCAGGTTTACGAATCATTACATTTCCTGCTTTATCCTGAATGGTTTCCAGTTTTTTCGACTTTCCCCATTCAACTAACCATGCTGCAATTTTTTCTTCTTTTTTGGAAGGACGCGGAATTTTACATATCTCATTAAAGTAATACCAAACGCGTTCGGGCTGAAGTTTAAGTATATCATTCATAATTTTATTTTTATATCAACACAAAACTAAACATTTTGTTTTGATTAAATAATTTATTCAAAAAAAATCTTCTCTATTTAGGATTATAGAATTAATAATTTTTGATGCTAATACCGATTGTATAGATGTAATAGTACAATATTATTGGACTATAACATCTATGTCATCGGCATAACCATTGTAAAATTTAAAATATCCTTTGGACTATTTTAAATTAACAATTGGTATAATATCTTAACTTTGCACTAACATTTTGATACATGAGGAAAAATTTCATTTTCTATTTTCTTATTCTCTTTCTTTTTGGAACACTTATATGGCTTGTGATTCAAAAAGGAGAAAGTTTAAGTTCAACCCGAATAATCACTAATGAACAGGTCATTCAAAATGATAATCCCACTCAGCCACCGGTTACTGCAACACCAGAATGCCTATCTATTCCCGGTTATATAAAAAACACATTGCAGCATCCTTCTGCCTTGCTCATTCTGCAAATCATTATTATCATAACTTTTTCAAGAATATTTGGATTCTTATTCGGAAAGATTGGACAGCCTACTGTTATTGGTGAAATTATATCAGGCATTTTGCTCGGACCATCGTTACTTGGACTATTCTTTCCTGATGTATTCCATTTTATTTTCCCTGCATTTTCATTAAACAATTTAGAATTGTTCAGCCAGGTAGGTCTTGTACTTTTCATGTTCATTATAGGGATGGAGCTCGATGTAACCATTTTAAAAGTCAAGGCAAAATCGGCAATCATCATCAGCCATACAAGCATACTTTTTGCATTTTTTCTCGGTGTATGCCTTGCCTACTTATTGTTCGAGAAATATGCTTTCACAAATACCAATTTCACACGTTTCGCATTGTTCATCGGTATAGCAATGAGCATAGCAGCATTCCCTGTTCTTGCCCGGATCATACAGGAAAGAGGGATGACCAAAACGCCTTTAGGAAAAACAATCATTACTATTGCAGCAATTGATGATCTAACTGCATGGTGTATCCTTGCTGTAGTTGTTGCGGTAATACAGGCAGGAAGCATAATGAGCGCATTGTTCACTATAATCATGGTTATTCTTTTTATTGGTGTTATGCTTTTTGCGGTTCAACCTTTTTTACAGAAAATGGGCGCTATATACCTCACTAAGGAAATGATGACCAAAAGAGTGGTTGCTTTTATTTTTGTCGTCATATTTCTTTCCGCATTTTTTACAGAAGCGATAGGAATAAAAGCACTTTTCGGCGGATTTCTTGCCGGGGTAATTATGCCATCAAATGCACAGTTTAAAAAAGTAATGGCAGAAAAAATAGAAGACGTCAGCCTTGTAGTATTACTTCCATTATTTTTTGTTTTTACCGGGCTTAGAACACAAATTGGACTGCTTTCAGATAGCGATTCATGGGCTGTATGCGGACTTATAATATTGTTTGCTATCAGCGGGAAATTCGGGGGAAGTTTTTTAGCAGCAAAGTTTAATAAACTTACGTGGAAAGATTCATTTGTTATCGGGACCTTAATGAATACGCGCGGATTAATGGAGCTAATAGTTTTAAATATCGGGTATGACCTGAAAATATTGTCGCCACAAGTTTTCACAATGATGGTTATTATGACCCTCTTCACTACATTCATGACAGGCCCAATATTATCACTCACTGATTATTTCAGCAGGAAGAAAAAACAGCATATCTATGATTATGTTGATTTACGAAGTCTGAACGTGCTCATTTCATTTGGTCTTCCCAAAATGGGAACATCATTATTAAAATTAGTTTATGCACTTTCAGGTAAAGATAAATCATATCATAAGATATGCGCTCTTCACCTTACGCCACATACCGAAATTTCACAATCGGCAGCTATGAAATATGAAACGAACAGCTTTGCTGCCATACGCTCACTTGCCAATGAATTGAAGGTAGATATCAAAACCATTTATAAAACCACTGAAGATGTTTCAAAAGAAATAGCAAGAACTTCGCGTAAAGAAAAATCAAATTTACTTCTGATAGGCGCAGCAAAATCAGTATTCAACAAAAATGTTTTAGGCGGAAAAGTTAAAAATATAATCGATCTGGCTAAATGTAATGTTGGAGTTTTTATTGATAAGGATTTCCAGGAGATCAATAATATACTTATTCTTACAGATACTATAAATATAGAAAACTTTATAAATATCAGTGAACGGTTCTTAATAAATTCATTCAGCGCTATAACATTTATTCTTCCTGAAAACATTGTAAATTCTACATTCCCTGATATAGTAAAGAATCACGAGCGCATTTATTTTTCTGACTCTTCCAATATCAATAATGCTTCATTAAAAAAATACGATCTACTAATTACTACTATTGATTATTTCGAAAACAAACTTCGCGACGAAACTATACTTCTTGATGCCGCACCATCACTTCTTTTACTTAATTTCAAGGACAATATTTTTTCAATCTAATATAAATATGTATACCTATCAACAATTATTCAATATCACGAAAAAAATATTTTTAACAATCGGATGTAATGAAGCCGACGCTACAACTGTTGCAGATGTACTGCTAGCTGCCGAATTGCGCGGTATCGAATCGCATGGGATGTTGCGCATTGCCGATTATTATAATTTATGGAAAACAAAAAGGATAAATGTAAATCCAACTATTTCCGTTGTTCATGAAACTCCGAGCACCGCTGTTATTGATGGTGATTCCGGACTGGGAATGGTGGTTGGGAAAAAAGCTATGCAGCTTGCCATTGATAAAGCTAAAGCTGTGGGTACCGGATGGGTTTCAGCCCGCAACTCAAATCACTTTGGTATAGCCGGATATTATTCGATGATGGCTTTACAAAATGACATGATAGGTATTACCATGACCAATGCAAACCCTTTGGTAGCGCCTACATTTTCGGTCGACCGTTTACTCGGCACCAATCCTATTGCTGTTGCAGTTCCTGCCAATAAACAACCTGCATTTGTTGCCGACTTCGCCACCACTCCTATTGCACGCGGCAAACTCGACCTGATGCATAAAAAAGGAAAGAAAGCTCCTGATGGTTATGTTCAGGATAAATTGGGAAACCCCAGCAACGACCCTAATATTCTGACACAAGGCGGAGCTATTGTTCCTCTTGGTGGCGATTACGAACATGGCAGTCATAAAGGATATTGCCTGGGTTCTATCGTCGATATTTTTTCCGCAATACTTTCCGGCGCCGGCTATGGTCCATGGGTTCCGCCATCCGTAGCCTATTTACCTGTAAAAGAAAATACTGATGTAAAAGGTACGGGACATTTTTTTGGCGCCATGCGTATTGATGCTTTCCGCCCTGCATCGGAGTTTAAAGAGATGATGGATAAATGGATACTGACTTTCCGAAATTCAAAACCTGCTGAAGGCCATGAAAAGGTTCTTGTTCCCGGTGATCCCGAAAGAGAAAATGAAACCCTACGCATGAAAGAAGGAATCCCTGTTATGCCCATGCTTATTGAGAAAGTAAATGAAATAGCCGCAGAGCTTGGGATTGAAGGGTTGAAATAGTTTGTTGTTTGTCGTTTTTGTTTGTCGATACCCTTATATACTTATAACCTATACCTCTCGTAAGTCGTTTGTTGTTATTGTTGGATTTTTAAACCATATTACTCAAACTTCACTTTTGGAATATAAGCCATCCTGTATACAATAGCATTTCTGTATCGCTGTGTGTATGCCGAAGGATTCAGCACTTTGTAGATATTCGGATTAGGTAAAACGGAAATCAGTGAAGCGGCTTCATACTGGCTTAACTTCGAAGCATGTTTATTGAAATACTTTAATGATGCAGCTTCTACGCCATAAACGCCCGGGCCGAATTCAACCACATTCATATATGTTTCCATTATTCTTTCTTTGCCCCATACCAATTCAATAAGAACGGTAAACCATGCTTCAAGCCCTTTACGAACATAATCGCGGTTAGGCCATAAGAAAACATTTTTTGCCGTCTGCTGGCTTATAGTACTTCCACCCTTTGTGGTCTTATCATTTTTCACATTCGATTTGTAAGCAAGTTTTATTGCGCGAAAATCAAAACCATTATGTTCCATGAAACGGTCGTCTTCCGCAGCCAGTGCAGCCTGGAATAAATATGGCGACATTTTATCAATCGAAATCCATTTGTAATCTGTTTTTGAATCGGACTCAAACCCGCGAATTACCATCAACGGAGTTACCGGAGGATGAACAAACTTATATAACACCACGGGAAATAAAGTAAGAGCAAAGAAAATCACGAAAGCCCAAAGCAATATTTTAAAAATCTTTTTTCTAATTCTTCCCTTTGCCATAAATTTTTATTGAGATACAAAATTAAAAATTATTGACGAATATTTATAGAATCACAGAAAGTGATTAATATAAATAATAACAGCTAAAAAATATGATCAACAATTTCAATAATTAAAAATATTGATGAAGTTGAATAGATATTTTATAAAGCTTTCAAAATATTTTTCTTATCCTGATGACAATTATTTTTTATTACATTTGATTATTAAAAATTATTTTATGATAAAAAAATCATTACGCTTACACGATTATATAATACCCGTTTTTATTATACTTATATTTTTTCTTTACACTATCGACCTGTATGCTCGTGCAGGCGGCGGTGGCGGAAGCAGCGGTGGTGGCAATGGCGATGATGGCGGATTAATAGGTGTATTGATCTATCTTCTTCTTTCCATTCCTTTTCCATGGAATTTAATTGTTATTGGGATCATCATACTCTTTGGTTATTTAGGTAATAAAAAAGCGAAACAACAAACTATACTTAACCAACTTCCTGATGGAAATGCTCCCGATAAAATTAAAGCTATCACCAATTACATGCAGGTTAATCCAACATTCAATGTTGAAAATTTTAAAGCTAAAGTAAAAACTGCTTTCATGCAAATACAGGAAGCATGGATGCTTAAAGATATGAGCAAAGTCCGCAAATACATATCCGACGGCATGTACCAACGAATGAACATACAGTTTAAAATGATGAACATTCTTGAACAAACCAATACCATTGGAAAACTTATGGTTCATAATATTTATATCGACAAAATAGAATATGATGGGAATTATGAAATCATTCATACTGCAATCCATGCTTCCATAGTCGACCGGTTTGAAAGCAAAAAATATCCTCAACTCAATTCAGGCGGTGCTGAAGATTTTGTAGAGTATTGGTCATTTATAAAACGAAAAGGTATTGAAGAAAAAAATCTTTTCAATACGCAGAATTGTCCGAAGTGTGGCGCTGAACTCCCCATGAATGCAGGCGATGTAAGCCAGTGCAGCTATTGTAAGACCATCACCAACCTTGGCGACTACGACTGGATATTATGCGAAATCACACAAGCCGATGATTACATTGCCATACATCCCCGTGCTTCCAGGAAGGCTGCTCTTTCTTCCAAAGTAAATGAAATATTGAGTACCGATGCAACATTCAGCATACAGCACCTGGAAGACAAAGCCAGCAATGGTTTCCTCCAAATGGTTACCGCGCGTGTTTTGAAAGATGCAAAAATAATGAGACGTTTTGTTACTGATGAAGCTTTTGAAAAATTCAGCAGGTTTAACAACGACAATATTGTTTATAATCGTTTTTATTTAAACGATGTTACGCTTATAGGCATTAGCCGAAACGAGAATAAATATACACTTGCATTCGCCATAAAATATTCTTACCAGTCGGTATCATTAAATAACGGGCAAGCCATACTTCTAAACCCTGTTGTATTAAGCAAAACAGAAACCGTGCTGATGATTCGTGATATTACTGCAGGAAATTCAAAAGGTTCATTATATGCTCATGTATGCCCATCATGCGGTGGTCCAGTGAAAGATACCATTGATATCAAATGTCAGTTCTGTGGCAACGAACTGAACAGCACAAAAAATGAATGGATTATTTCTGATGTACTCAACTCAGGCGAATACCACGACTATTTCAGTGAAAATGAAGATTCATATATGGCCAGCCTTTCTGCCAATAAACTGGAAAGCTTGTATGATGTACGCGATTATGCTTTTAATAATGTGCTTGCAGTGATGGCCGCCGACAGAAAATTTGAACAGGAAGAAATGGCAATGGCTACAAAACTTTGTAAAAAATGGGGATATAAATACGATAACATCATTCCCATGTTCAATATGGCTAAGAACAACGGGCTGGTAATCCGTATGCCCGACAACACAAAGAAACAACAGAAAATTTTCAGACTGATGGAAAAAGCTGCTGCTATTGACGGGATGGTTTCTGATGAAGAAAAAGATTTACTTGAAAGCGTGAAACAACAATATGGGATTTATGAGGGGTAAAGTTCCGCGTATTTGTTGTGTTTGTGTGTTTGAACCGCTTGTCTTATTCCCCGTTAATAAAATTACCAAAAAGATTTAAGGACACCAAATATATCATCAGCCCAAATACAATAAATACGCTGTTATACAATGGGCTTTATTCCTTTTTTAGTTTTCTATCCGACAAATATGCAAGTAGAATGAACAATCCATTGGAAAACAACACGACAGAAGTTCGCAAATAATCATTATTTTTCATCATTTCAGGTTCATCCCTAAATACCATACCTGAGAAACTTGTTATCATTAAAAATAGTAATACATACGAAAACACATTCCTTCTCCTTATCAACAGCCAACCTATTAATACAAACAGGATCTCAAGAGCATATGCAAAATATGGAAATTGCCACAAACCAAATCCAACTTTATATGTCCCAAATAATATCGGCAAATCATTTGTATGAACAATTAAATCAATAAACCAATGTGATAACACACATAAGCCTAAAATCCATGCTTCTCTTTTTTTATTCTTAATCCAAAATATAAAGAACACTATCAAAGAAATTAGTATCGCACCTAATAATGAATGAGAAAAAGGCAAATCCAAATGGTTTCTAAAAAAAGGATTATCACTCGAATTATAGGAAGCCTTTTCGATCCCTAATAAAACAAATGTAAAAGCAATGATATCCAGTAACTGTACTGATGCAAATAACAGCCATA contains:
- the mtgA gene encoding monofunctional biosynthetic peptidoglycan transglycosylase, with the protein product MAKGRIRKKIFKILLWAFVIFFALTLFPVVLYKFVHPPVTPLMVIRGFESDSKTDYKWISIDKMSPYLFQAALAAEDDRFMEHNGFDFRAIKLAYKSNVKNDKTTKGGSTISQQTAKNVFLWPNRDYVRKGLEAWFTVLIELVWGKERIMETYMNVVEFGPGVYGVEAASLKYFNKHASKLSQYEAASLISVLPNPNIYKVLNPSAYTQRYRNAIVYRMAYIPKVKFE
- a CDS encoding TIM44-like domain-containing protein — protein: MIKKSLRLHDYIIPVFIILIFFLYTIDLYARAGGGGGSSGGGNGDDGGLIGVLIYLLLSIPFPWNLIVIGIIILFGYLGNKKAKQQTILNQLPDGNAPDKIKAITNYMQVNPTFNVENFKAKVKTAFMQIQEAWMLKDMSKVRKYISDGMYQRMNIQFKMMNILEQTNTIGKLMVHNIYIDKIEYDGNYEIIHTAIHASIVDRFESKKYPQLNSGGAEDFVEYWSFIKRKGIEEKNLFNTQNCPKCGAELPMNAGDVSQCSYCKTITNLGDYDWILCEITQADDYIAIHPRASRKAALSSKVNEILSTDATFSIQHLEDKASNGFLQMVTARVLKDAKIMRRFVTDEAFEKFSRFNNDNIVYNRFYLNDVTLIGISRNENKYTLAFAIKYSYQSVSLNNGQAILLNPVVLSKTETVLMIRDITAGNSKGSLYAHVCPSCGGPVKDTIDIKCQFCGNELNSTKNEWIISDVLNSGEYHDYFSENEDSYMASLSANKLESLYDVRDYAFNNVLAVMAADRKFEQEEMAMATKLCKKWGYKYDNIIPMFNMAKNNGLVIRMPDNTKKQQKIFRLMEKAAAIDGMVSDEEKDLLESVKQQYGIYEG
- a CDS encoding Ldh family oxidoreductase, yielding MYTYQQLFNITKKIFLTIGCNEADATTVADVLLAAELRGIESHGMLRIADYYNLWKTKRINVNPTISVVHETPSTAVIDGDSGLGMVVGKKAMQLAIDKAKAVGTGWVSARNSNHFGIAGYYSMMALQNDMIGITMTNANPLVAPTFSVDRLLGTNPIAVAVPANKQPAFVADFATTPIARGKLDLMHKKGKKAPDGYVQDKLGNPSNDPNILTQGGAIVPLGGDYEHGSHKGYCLGSIVDIFSAILSGAGYGPWVPPSVAYLPVKENTDVKGTGHFFGAMRIDAFRPASEFKEMMDKWILTFRNSKPAEGHEKVLVPGDPERENETLRMKEGIPVMPMLIEKVNEIAAELGIEGLK
- a CDS encoding cation:proton antiporter; its protein translation is MRKNFIFYFLILFLFGTLIWLVIQKGESLSSTRIITNEQVIQNDNPTQPPVTATPECLSIPGYIKNTLQHPSALLILQIIIIITFSRIFGFLFGKIGQPTVIGEIISGILLGPSLLGLFFPDVFHFIFPAFSLNNLELFSQVGLVLFMFIIGMELDVTILKVKAKSAIIISHTSILFAFFLGVCLAYLLFEKYAFTNTNFTRFALFIGIAMSIAAFPVLARIIQERGMTKTPLGKTIITIAAIDDLTAWCILAVVVAVIQAGSIMSALFTIIMVILFIGVMLFAVQPFLQKMGAIYLTKEMMTKRVVAFIFVVIFLSAFFTEAIGIKALFGGFLAGVIMPSNAQFKKVMAEKIEDVSLVVLLPLFFVFTGLRTQIGLLSDSDSWAVCGLIILFAISGKFGGSFLAAKFNKLTWKDSFVIGTLMNTRGLMELIVLNIGYDLKILSPQVFTMMVIMTLFTTFMTGPILSLTDYFSRKKKQHIYDYVDLRSLNVLISFGLPKMGTSLLKLVYALSGKDKSYHKICALHLTPHTEISQSAAMKYETNSFAAIRSLANELKVDIKTIYKTTEDVSKEIARTSRKEKSNLLLIGAAKSVFNKNVLGGKVKNIIDLAKCNVGVFIDKDFQEINNILILTDTINIENFINISERFLINSFSAITFILPENIVNSTFPDIVKNHERIYFSDSSNINNASLKKYDLLITTIDYFENKLRDETILLDAAPSLLLLNFKDNIFSI